Proteins encoded in a region of the Streptomyces violaceoruber genome:
- a CDS encoding transposase gives MAFAKDLKRRNVLQEAVYHRIKADFDLGAQAAVRTVKKVCDAYATFKANLRAGNYGLEGSKRRIKAESKPVRFRETSAQPFDDRMLTWNLDTKMVSVWTVAGRLKGIPFVCSPEAMRLLAQRKGESDLVMRDGMFFLIATKAKRAGVAVVHVDPRNTSRQCSECWHTHRTNRVTQARFVCRSCGIVLHADHNGSRNIAHRADAAWQRGAVNRPRTP, from the coding sequence GTGGCGTTCGCGAAGGACCTCAAGCGCCGGAACGTGCTGCAAGAGGCCGTGTACCACCGGATCAAGGCTGACTTCGATCTCGGGGCACAGGCCGCTGTGCGCACGGTGAAGAAGGTGTGCGACGCCTACGCCACGTTCAAGGCGAACCTCCGGGCCGGGAACTACGGCCTCGAGGGCTCGAAGCGCCGGATCAAGGCCGAGTCGAAGCCGGTCCGCTTCCGTGAGACGTCGGCGCAACCGTTCGACGACCGGATGCTGACCTGGAACCTGGACACCAAGATGGTGTCGGTCTGGACGGTGGCGGGTCGGCTCAAGGGCATCCCGTTCGTCTGCTCCCCGGAGGCGATGCGGCTCCTCGCGCAGCGCAAGGGCGAGTCCGACCTGGTGATGCGGGACGGCATGTTCTTCCTCATCGCCACCAAGGCCAAGCGGGCGGGTGTTGCCGTGGTCCATGTGGACCCGCGCAACACCTCCCGCCAGTGCTCCGAGTGCTGGCACACCCACCGCACCAACCGGGTGACACAGGCACGGTTCGTGTGCCGGTCCTGCGGGATCGTCCTGCACGCGGACCACAACGGCTCCCGCAACATCGCCCACCGGGCCGATGCTGCGTGGCAGCGGGGCGCAGTCAACCGCCCCAGAACGCCATAG
- a CDS encoding Lrp/AsnC family transcriptional regulator — protein MAGAGIDRLDGRIIGLLAREPRIGVLEMSRRLGVARGTAQARLDRLQSNGVIRGFGPEVDPAALGYPVTAFATLEIRQGQGADVRAHLATVPEVLELHTTTGTGDMLCRLVARSNADLQRVIDRVVGFDGIVRAATAIVMENPVPLRIIPLVEQAAQDSGGHD, from the coding sequence ATGGCGGGTGCGGGGATCGACCGGCTGGACGGGCGGATCATCGGTCTGCTGGCGCGGGAGCCGCGGATCGGGGTGCTGGAGATGTCCCGGCGGCTCGGGGTGGCGCGCGGCACCGCGCAGGCGCGGCTCGACCGGCTTCAGTCGAACGGAGTCATACGCGGCTTCGGTCCCGAAGTGGACCCGGCGGCCCTCGGCTACCCGGTCACCGCGTTCGCCACGCTGGAGATCCGGCAGGGTCAAGGAGCCGACGTACGGGCGCACTTGGCGACGGTGCCGGAAGTGCTGGAGCTGCACACCACGACCGGCACCGGGGACATGCTGTGCCGCCTGGTGGCCCGCTCCAACGCCGATCTCCAGCGGGTGATCGACCGGGTTGTCGGTTTTGATGGCATCGTCCGGGCCGCCACGGCGATCGTCATGGAGAACCCCGTTCCGCTGCGGATCATCCCGCTGGTGGAGCAGGCGGCCCAGGACAGCGGCGGACACGACTGA
- the hppD gene encoding 4-hydroxyphenylpyruvate dioxygenase: MTQTTHHTPDTARQADPFPVKGMDAVVFAVGNAKQAAHYYSTAFGMKLVAYSGPENGSRETASYVLESGSARFVFTSVIKPSTDWGTFLAQHVAEHGDGVVDLAIEVPDARAAHAYAVEHGARSLAEPHEVKDEHGTVVLAAIATYGETRHTLVERTGYDGPYLPGYVAAEPMVAPPAQRVFQAVDHCVGNVELGRMNEWVGFYNKVMGFTNMKEFVGDDIATEYSALMSKVVADGTLKVKFPINEPAIAKKKSQIDEYLEFYGGAGVQHIALNTNDIVATVRAMRAAGVEFLDTPDSYYDTLGEWAGETRVPVDVLRELKILVDRDEDGYLLQIFTKPVQDRPTVFFEMIERHGSMGFGKGNFKALFEAIEREQEKRGNL, encoded by the coding sequence ATGACGCAGACCACACACCACACTCCCGACACCGCCCGGCAGGCCGATCCCTTCCCGGTCAAGGGAATGGACGCGGTCGTCTTCGCCGTGGGCAACGCCAAGCAGGCCGCGCACTACTACTCCACCGCCTTCGGCATGAAGCTGGTCGCGTACTCCGGACCGGAGAACGGCAGCCGGGAGACCGCGAGCTACGTCCTGGAGAGCGGCTCCGCCCGCTTCGTGTTCACCTCGGTGATCAAGCCCTCGACGGACTGGGGCACCTTCCTGGCCCAGCACGTGGCCGAGCACGGCGACGGCGTCGTCGACCTCGCCATCGAGGTCCCGGACGCGCGCGCCGCCCACGCCTACGCCGTCGAGCACGGCGCCCGCTCGCTCGCCGAGCCGCACGAGGTCAAGGACGAGCACGGCACCGTCGTCCTCGCCGCCATCGCCACCTACGGCGAGACCCGGCACACCCTCGTCGAGCGCACCGGCTACGACGGCCCGTACCTGCCCGGCTACGTCGCCGCCGAGCCGATGGTCGCCCCGCCCGCGCAGCGCGTCTTCCAGGCCGTGGACCACTGCGTCGGCAACGTCGAACTCGGCCGCATGAACGAGTGGGTCGGCTTCTACAACAAGGTCATGGGCTTCACGAACATGAAGGAGTTCGTGGGCGACGACATCGCCACCGAGTACAGCGCGCTGATGTCGAAGGTCGTGGCCGACGGAACCCTCAAGGTCAAGTTCCCGATCAACGAGCCCGCCATCGCCAAGAAGAAGTCCCAGATCGACGAGTACCTGGAGTTCTACGGCGGCGCCGGCGTCCAGCACATCGCGCTGAACACCAACGACATCGTGGCGACCGTCCGGGCGATGAGGGCGGCCGGCGTCGAGTTCCTGGACACCCCCGACTCGTACTACGACACGCTCGGCGAGTGGGCCGGCGAGACCCGGGTGCCCGTCGACGTGCTGCGCGAGCTGAAGATCCTCGTCGACCGGGACGAGGACGGCTACCTGCTGCAGATCTTCACCAAGCCGGTCCAGGACCGCCCGACCGTCTTCTTCGAGATGATCGAGCGCCACGGCTCCATGGGCTTCGGCAAGGGCAACTTCAAGGCCCTGTTCGAGGCGATCGAGCGCGAGCAGGAGAAGCGCGGCAACCTCTGA
- a CDS encoding tetratricopeptide repeat protein, with protein MEVMERLTRRDHGEAPAPGRRSRRGRRVLIASVAGAAVLGGVLVLLPRGAGDAPPPAPGPAALARGAVTTGVPAALPDLAALIGDRETHLRAHPLDGASWAVLGAAYVEQGRRTADGANWPKAEKALRTSLRTGPKRNPQALEGLAALAVARRDFPAAKKWGESAVKAAPKRWTAHAVLIGAYTGLGDDKGVGRALDKVMELRPGSAAVGALAAAVYRDRGWREDAAARISDAAAAAGAPAERAAYLEQAGRLAFERGEREEALRFFQEALRTDPDQRAAQAGQGRALAALGRTTEALSAYQAALAKRPSPEYALELGELYESLGLGQAARVEYDLLRERARGAEAAGADEQLVLGLLDADHGDPAAAVERLRVEWGRQPGTAVADALGWALHRTGADEEALEFATIATDGDKGGGVRSALYVFHRGVIEKELGRYGPARRHLGEALTINPYFSPLRVPEAKRALAELGEPPVEGPPD; from the coding sequence ATGGAGGTCATGGAGAGGCTCACCCGGCGGGACCACGGCGAGGCACCGGCACCCGGGCGGCGATCGCGCCGTGGGCGCCGGGTGCTGATCGCCTCGGTCGCCGGGGCCGCCGTGCTCGGCGGGGTCCTGGTGCTGCTCCCCCGGGGGGCCGGTGACGCTCCCCCGCCCGCGCCGGGGCCCGCGGCGCTGGCGCGCGGGGCGGTCACCACCGGGGTGCCCGCCGCGCTGCCGGACCTGGCCGCGCTGATCGGCGACCGGGAGACCCATCTGCGGGCGCATCCGCTGGACGGGGCGTCGTGGGCGGTGCTCGGCGCCGCGTACGTGGAGCAGGGCCGCCGGACGGCCGACGGCGCGAACTGGCCGAAGGCCGAGAAGGCGCTGCGCACCTCGCTGCGGACGGGGCCGAAGCGCAACCCGCAGGCCCTGGAGGGGCTCGCGGCGCTGGCGGTGGCGCGGCGGGACTTCCCGGCGGCGAAGAAGTGGGGCGAGAGCGCGGTGAAGGCGGCGCCGAAGCGGTGGACGGCGCACGCGGTGCTGATCGGCGCGTACACCGGGCTCGGCGACGACAAGGGCGTGGGCCGGGCCCTGGACAAGGTGATGGAGCTGCGCCCGGGCAGCGCGGCGGTGGGAGCGCTGGCGGCGGCCGTCTACCGGGACCGGGGCTGGCGGGAGGACGCGGCGGCCCGGATCTCGGACGCGGCGGCGGCCGCCGGGGCACCGGCGGAGCGGGCGGCGTACCTGGAGCAGGCCGGACGGCTGGCGTTCGAGCGCGGGGAGCGGGAGGAGGCGCTGCGGTTCTTCCAGGAGGCGCTGCGCACCGACCCCGACCAGCGGGCCGCGCAGGCCGGGCAGGGCCGGGCGCTGGCGGCGCTGGGCCGGACGACGGAGGCCCTGTCGGCGTACCAGGCGGCGCTGGCCAAGCGGCCCAGCCCCGAGTACGCGCTGGAGCTGGGCGAGCTGTACGAGTCGCTGGGCCTCGGCCAGGCGGCGCGGGTGGAGTACGACCTGCTGCGGGAGCGGGCGCGGGGCGCGGAGGCGGCCGGGGCCGACGAGCAGTTGGTGCTGGGGCTGCTGGACGCGGACCACGGCGATCCGGCGGCGGCGGTGGAGCGGCTGCGGGTGGAGTGGGGGCGGCAGCCGGGGACGGCGGTCGCCGACGCGCTGGGCTGGGCGCTGCACCGCACCGGTGCGGACGAGGAGGCGCTGGAGTTCGCGACGATCGCGACCGACGGCGACAAGGGCGGCGGGGTGCGCAGCGCGCTGTACGTGTTCCACCGGGGGGTGATCGAGAAGGAGCTGGGGCGGTACGGGCCCGCGCGGCGGCACCTCGGGGAGGCGCTGACGATCAACCCGTACTTCTCGCCGCTGCGGGTGCCGGAGGCGAAGCGGGCGCTGGCGGAGCTGGGCGAGCCCCCGGTGGAGGGCCCGCCCGACTGA
- a CDS encoding FAD-binding oxidoreductase — translation MIMSRIEAPRDEDDAAAAVDSTPGSPLGDRSTLVGRLLAGLPAGSVLTDPDVTASYANDMASFCPAGAPAAVVLPRTVEDVQHVMRTATALRVPVVPQGARTGLSGAANATDGCVVLSLTKMDRILEINPVDRVAVVEPGVVNATLSRAVNEHGLYYPPDPSSWEMCTIGGNIGTASGGLCCVKYGVTAEYVLGLDVVLADGRLMSTGRRTAKGVAGYDLTRLFVGSEGSLGIVVKAVLGLRPKPPEQLVLAAEFASASAACDAICRIMEGGHVPSLLELMDRTTVKAVNDLAHMGLPESTEALLLAAFDTTDPAADLAAVGALCEAAGATQVVPAEDAAESELLLQARRLALTALEAVKGTTMIDDVCVPRSRLGDMLEGIDRVAAKYGLTIGVCAHAGDGNTHPTVCFDAQDPDESRRARESFDEIMALGLELGGTITGEHGVGVLKKEWLAREIGPVGLEMQRAVKEVFDPLGILNPGKLF, via the coding sequence GTGATCATGAGCCGTATCGAAGCGCCTCGCGACGAAGACGACGCAGCCGCGGCGGTCGACAGCACCCCCGGCAGTCCCCTCGGCGACCGGAGCACCCTCGTCGGCCGGCTGCTGGCCGGTCTGCCCGCCGGGTCCGTCCTCACCGATCCCGACGTCACGGCCTCCTACGCCAACGACATGGCGAGCTTCTGCCCGGCCGGCGCCCCCGCCGCGGTCGTCCTGCCGCGCACCGTGGAGGACGTCCAGCACGTCATGCGCACCGCCACCGCACTGCGCGTCCCGGTGGTCCCGCAGGGCGCCCGCACCGGTCTGTCCGGCGCGGCCAACGCCACCGACGGCTGCGTGGTCCTCTCCCTGACGAAGATGGACCGCATCCTGGAGATCAACCCGGTCGACCGGGTCGCCGTCGTCGAACCGGGCGTCGTCAACGCCACGCTGTCCCGCGCGGTGAACGAACACGGCCTCTACTACCCGCCGGACCCCTCCAGCTGGGAGATGTGCACGATCGGCGGCAACATCGGCACCGCCTCCGGCGGCCTGTGCTGCGTCAAGTACGGGGTGACCGCCGAGTACGTCCTCGGCCTCGACGTCGTCCTCGCCGACGGCCGCCTGATGTCCACCGGGCGCCGCACCGCCAAGGGCGTCGCCGGGTACGACCTCACCCGGCTCTTCGTGGGCTCCGAGGGCTCACTCGGCATCGTGGTGAAGGCGGTCCTCGGGCTGCGCCCCAAGCCGCCCGAGCAGCTGGTGCTGGCCGCCGAGTTCGCCTCCGCGTCCGCCGCCTGCGACGCGATCTGCCGGATCATGGAAGGGGGCCACGTCCCCTCCCTCCTCGAACTGATGGACCGTACGACCGTCAAGGCGGTCAACGACCTCGCCCACATGGGCCTCCCGGAGAGCACCGAGGCGCTCCTGCTCGCCGCCTTCGACACCACCGACCCGGCCGCCGACCTCGCCGCCGTCGGCGCCCTGTGCGAGGCCGCCGGCGCCACCCAGGTGGTCCCGGCCGAGGACGCCGCCGAGTCCGAACTCCTCCTCCAGGCCAGGCGCCTGGCCCTCACCGCCCTCGAAGCCGTCAAGGGCACCACGATGATCGACGACGTGTGCGTGCCCCGCTCCCGGCTCGGCGACATGCTGGAGGGCATCGACCGGGTCGCCGCCAAGTACGGCCTCACCATCGGGGTCTGCGCCCACGCGGGCGACGGCAACACCCACCCCACCGTCTGCTTCGACGCCCAGGACCCCGACGAGTCCCGGCGGGCCCGCGAGTCCTTCGACGAGATCATGGCGCTCGGCCTGGAACTCGGCGGCACCATCACCGGCGAGCACGGCGTGGGCGTCCTGAAGAAGGAGTGGCTGGCGCGGGAGATCGGCCCGGTGGGCCTGGAGATGCAGCGGGCCGTCAAGGAGGTCTTCGACCCGCTGGGCATCCTCAACCCGGGCAAGCTCTTCTGA